Below is a genomic region from Cellulomonas sp. P24.
TCAAGATCACCGACTACGCCGCCATCACCGCGGCGGGCATCGACCGCGCCGAGGTGGCCGACCGGCTCGTCGCCGTCTACCTGAAGCAGATCTTCGAGGACGGGTTCGTGCACGCGGACCCGCATCCGGGCAACCTCTTCGTGACACCGGTGCCGGATCCCGACGGCGGGCCGTCGACGTGGATGCTCACCTTCGTGGACTTCGGCATGGTGGCACGCATCCCGGACACCGTCCGCAGCAGCCTGCGGGAGCTCCTGATCGCGGTGGGCACGCGGGACGCCACCCGGGTCGTCAAGGCCTACCAGCTGCTCGACATGCTCCTCCCCGGTGCCGATCTCGCGGCGATCGAGCGCGCCGAGGCGCACGTCTTCGACAGGTACTGGGGACTGTCGATGAGCGAGCTGCGGAACATCGACCCGCAGGAGGTGCGGGAGTTCGCGCATCAGTACCGCGACCTGCTGCTCGACATGCCCTTCCAGGTCCCGCAGAACCTCATCTACGTCGTCCGGACGGTCGCCATCCTCTCGGGGATGTGCACCGGGCTCGACCCGGACGTCAACCTCTGGCAGCAGGTCGGGCCGTACGCGCGGCGCCTCGTCCAGGACGAGGCGACCTCCGGCATCGGCGGGTGGCTCGACGAGATCGGCGACGCCCTGCTGGCGATGCTCGCTCTTCCCGCCCAGGCCAGCCGTGCCCTCGCGCGGGTCGACGGCACCGGTGTCCCGGTACGGGACGAGCAGGTCGGGCGCGCCCTGCGCACGCTGAACCGCTCGGTCGACCGGCTCAGTGCGAGCGTCATCGGCGCGGGACTGCTGATCGCTGGTTCCGTGCTGGTCGCCGCGAGAGCCACCACGGGCGGCACCGTGCTGTTCGTCCTGGCGGGGCTGACAGGCCTGCGCCTCCTGCTCGGCGGGGCGAGGCGCTGACGCCGGCCACGCTCCCACCGCTCTGACGCGTGGACGTCGCGGGTGTGGTCCGGATCCGTACGGCCCGACCCGGGGTCCGGTGCCGCTAGACCCGGGACTTCCTCTCGTCCAGGCGAGTGATCGCGGCATCGAGGACACCGCGCCACGCCAGCAGCATCTCTCGCCGCGCGGTGTCGCGGTGCTCGAAGAACTCGGCGGGGAGGAAGGTCTCGACGCCCTTGCGCAGCTCGCTCCGCGCCGCATCCAGGTGCTGACGCACCTCGTCCGGGACGTGCGTGCGGAACGTCTCCTGACGAGCTCTGTTCTCGGTCATGGTCGACTCCTCGTGGAACAGGTGGTCCTCTCATGGTCGCACGGCGACGACCGGTGGTGTGCTTCCTGACGCGGGGTCCTGGACGGTCCGTCGCCTTGTCGTCGCCCGACCCGCCACCGACGTCGTGCGCCAGTACGGGCTAGGCGATCAGCAGGTAGCCGGCGGAGACGACCGTCAGGACGATGACGAGTCGGTCGAAGAGCATCTGGTCGATCCGTCGGGCGAGCCGACGACCGGCGAACGCTCCGACCACCACCGCCGGAGCCAGCAGCAGGTCCAGCCGCAGCGACGCCAGGTCGATCAGACCGAGGGACACCGAGAACGGGGTCTTCGCGACGTTGACCGCGAAGAAGAACCACGCGGCCGTGCCGAGGAACCGGGTGACCGAGAACCGCGCGGACAGGAAGTACATCGACACGACCGGCCCTCCCGCGTTGGCGACCATCGTGGTGAACCCCGCCAGGACTCCGTAGCCCGTGCTTGCGAGTCTGCGCGACGTCCGTCCGTTCGCCTGGGCCGAGCGCGCGACCGGGGCGTCGTCGGACTGGCTCCGACGCCGTGCCGCGGCGCCCCGCTGCACGAGGGTGACGGCGATCAGAGCGAGCAGGATCGCGCCGATGACCCGGCGGACCGTCCCGTCACCGGCCGTGGCCAGGAACAGCGTCCCGACGAGGACCCCAACGAGCACGGCCGGCACGAGCCTGCGCAGCGCCGCCCAGTCGGCGTGCGCGTGGTAGGTCCAGACCGCGAAGAGATCGCCCAGGATCAGCAGGACCAGCAGCGCCCCGGTCGACTGCCGTGCAGGCAGCACCGCCGCGAACAGGCCGACGCTGAGGGTGCCCGCGCCGGGGAGCGCCGTCTTGCTCAGTCCGACCAGACAGGCCCCGAGAGCAAGGAGCGAGAGGTCGAGCGCCGAGAGGTGCGACATGGGCCCACCCTGCCACTGCCGCCGGCGGCCACGCGCCGACCCCACGGGTGCGGCGCGAGCCCGATCCCCCCTGATGCTGGCCCATGACACCCGAGACAGGCATGCTGGTCCCTTCTCCGTCGAGAGATGCGTCGACGACGACCACCGGGCGGCGCGTGTGCTGCGCCACCCGTCGACGGCCAGACGTCGATCGGAGTCGCATGGAGCCCGACGAGGCCCAGCACCGCGCGGAGGTCCTCTCCGCCTCGCTGGATGACCTCGAGCGGCACAGGTCTCTGGACGTGAGCGCACGGCTGGCGGGTGCCCGGGCCCTCGAGGCCGATGCCGCCGCCGCCGGGGACGACCTCGCCGTCCGGCGCGCTCAGCTGGTCACGGCCGACATGCGCCATCGTCTCGGGCACGCGAGCGAAGGCGCCCGGCTCGCGATCGCGATCCACGAGTGGGCCGGTGCCCACGGCCCCGCGTCTCTCCTCGCCCGTAGTCACCTGGTGCTCTCGTCGCTGTTCGAGAGCGCCGGTGACACCCTCTCGGCGCTCGACCACGCGGTGCGTGCGATCGACCTGTGCGACGACCAGACTCCCCCTCGCACCCGCGGGAACTACCTGCTGCGCCTGGCCGATGCCCTGGCCATGACGGGCTCGACCGACGAGGCCCGCGCGCGCTACGGCGAGGCCGAGATCCTCTTCGCCGAGCTCGGTGACCGGGAACGGCGTCTGAACGTCCTGAACAACCTCACCGTCCTCGAGTACGAGACGGGCGCGTCCTCGGCCGCGCTGGTCACGGCCGAACGGCTCTGGACGATGTCCGGTCCGGACGAGCTCAATGCGGCCTGCGCCGACACCATCGGGCGGGCTCGTCTCATGGCCGGAGACCTGGTCGGCGCCGAGGAGGCCGTACGGCTCGGGCTCGAGCTGTGGCGCCGGCACGGCGACGCCCAGGCCGCCACGCCGGCGGAGCTCGGCCTGACGCTCGCCGAGGTGCTCATCGCCGGAGGACGGCTCGACGAGGCGACCTCCGAGCTCGACTGGTGCCTGGAGGTGTGCCGGCAGCGGGACCTTCGTGGCATGCACGTCGAGACCCTCCGCGTGCGAGCCGAGCTTCTCGCCGCCCGACGGGACTTCGAGCGCGCGTACGCCACGCATCGCGAGTACCACACCGAGTCGGTGGCACTGCGCGTCCACCAGCTCGAGACCGGCACCCGCACCCGCCACGCCCTGTTCGAGACCGCGGAGGCGCGACGCGAGGCGAGCCGCTTCCGCATCCAGGCGCGTACGGACGCCCTGACCGGCCTGCCCAATCGTCGGCTCGTCAATGAGGAGCTCCCCGGCTCCTCCGGGACCTGCCGGACCGCCCGGGCTGCCTCGCCGCGGCCATCATCGACGTCGACCACTTCAAGGCGATCAACGATCGGTTCTCCCACCAGCTGGGCGACGAGGTCCTGCGACGTCTGGGGATGGTCCTCGCGCACGCAGTCAGTCCCGACGGCATCCGCCCGGATGCTGCCTGGCCGGAGCTCGCCGCCCGGCTCGGAGGCGAGGAATTCCTCGTCGTGATCTGTGCACGCTCCGCCGCCGACGCAGCGAACCGCATCGAGCGCCTCTGTACGGCGATCGCGAGCCACCCGTGGCGAGACCTCGTCCCGTCCCTCCAGGTCACGGTGAGTGCCGGGCTGGTGTTCGCGACCTCCGCGGACGACCAGGCCACGCTCCTGGGCCGCGCCGACGCGCACCTCTACTCCGCCAAGGAGCAGGGCAGGAATCGGATCGTCGCCGACGGCCTGCCACCGGCGGCGCGTGAGCACGGGCCGACGGTCGCAGGGTGAGGGCTCGGTCGGTAGACGCGCGGTGACCACCGATTCGCATCGATGCCGGCAAGAACCAGGGCCTCGCCGGGTGACGTCCCGCTGCGTGGTGGAGTCTCTCGACACCGTGCGGGTCAGTGATCAGATCACGCCGTGAGGAGTTCGGTGTGGTCGACCTCCTGTGTGGTGGGCGTGGCCGAGAGGCGTCACACCGTGTCCATCCCGACACGCTCGCCGACGGTCAGGTCACTCCGTCGGGCTCGACGAATGGTGGTCGCGGCGAGCTCCGTGATGTCCGTCTGGAATCGGGCGTCCTCAGCTGCCGCGACCATGGCCAGGGCGGCGTTCAGGACGCTTGTGTCGTGGTCCCAGGAGATCTGCACCAGCGCGCGCGACGCGTCCTTCGCGTCGCAACCCAGGCTGGACATGAGCAGACCCCTTGCCCGCTCGATCACCATCCGGTTGCCGATCGCATCACCTGGACCGGCGGCCCCCACCTCGAGAACACCCAGGCCAGCTCGCTCGACCTCGGCATGAAGCACTGCGCCGTCAACGGTTCCTTGTGCCCGCGGGAGTGTGCGTACGTGCTCGTCACGTCGCGCGCAGGGGCGTGTCGCCGGCAGTCGCGCATCCCACGGTGTCCTCACGGCGTGGGAGGCCCGGTGACGTCCTCGGTGGTCACTGTCGATGATCCCGCGGTCGGCTCCGCGACGTGCGTCCGGCGAGTCTGGGTGACCGTGCGGCGCCGGGGTGCGAACACGGCCAGCGTGAGAACGAGCCCTAGGACACCGGCCGCCATCAGGACGATCCCGACGACCTTGATGTCCAGTCCGGCGACCGTCGCGTGGACGGCGAACGTGAGGATTGCCCCGACTGCCAGCAGAAAGGTGCTGAAACCGATACCCATGATGTTCCTTCCTTCGGGGGAGTTGACCTCCCACCTGTACGTGCGCGTGCGGATCAGGCGCGTCGATCGTCGGATCCCGCGCCGGTCGACCATCGAGGTCCGATGACCGGATCAGGTGCGATCACCAGTAGTGGCGGCGACCACCAACCGCGCGGCCCATGCCGCCCAGGATCGCCAGAACGACACCGGCGACGACGAGGATCACGCCGATGGTCTCGAGGATGGGGATCGGAACGAGGAGCCCCACGATGAACAGGACGATGCCGAGAGTGATCATGACGCCTCCGTACTGTCGTGGCCCCGTGCGGGGCCGGTGCGATGACGGTGCTAGGGAATGGCGATGTGTACACCGAACAGGAGCAGGGGCCACAGGGCGATCGCCAGGAGCGCGGAGACGATGGCGCCAACGGAGCTCAGGTGGGCCAGGTATCCGTCATTGACGGCAACGACGACCCCGACGACCAGGTAGACCACTGGAAGGATCCGACGGCGCACGGGGTCACCGTCCCGTTGGCGGCGGAGCAGGGGTCCCGGAGAGCCGGACGATGGTGATCATGGTGTGGCCTTCCTCCGCTGCGCGAGAGGCTCCGCCACGAGTCCCGCCGGTCCGTCTCGAGACCGAGATGGACTTCACCATCGTAGATCTACGGTGTAGACCTCAGTGAACGCTGACCGAAGGGGTACTGTCAAGGCGTAGCGCTACACCGTCGTTCTACGGAGTAGTCAACCGATCGGCAGAATCAGCTGAACCCCGGGGGTAGAGGCGCACGTGACACCTCGCACCGTTCGACGGACCCGCGACTCCTCAGGCCTGAGCCGCGAGTCAATACTGCGCGCCGCGCTGGAGATCATCGACGAGGACGGCATCGACGGGCTCTCCATGCGCCGGCTCGGGCGTGTACTCGGCCGCGACCCGATGTCGCTCTACCGCCACGCGGCCAACAAGGCGGAGCTGCTCGACCTCGTCGCCGAAGCGGTCCTGGTGCACCTGTCCGTGGACACCACCGACACCGACTGGGCGGGTCAGCTCCGGACCGTCGCCCGCCAGTTCCGCGGTCTGGCGCTCGCCCACCCGAACGTTGTCCCGCTCCTGGTCACCCGGCCGCTGGCGACCCCGATCGCCATGCGACCGCTGGGCACCCTGCGACCACTGGAAGCCATCTTGGAGCTGCTCATTCGCGCCGGCTTCTCCGAGGTCGACGCCCTGCACGTCTATCGCTCGTTCTACGGCTTCATCCAGGGCCACGTCCTCAACGAGCTCCAGGAGATCGTCGAGAACCGCGAAGAGACCGACGACCTGCTCCGCCTGGGCCTGCACCGGTTGCCGATACACGAGTTCCCCCAGCTCCGCAGCCTCGCACCTGTCCTGGCCGCCTACGACGGGGCTACCGAGCTCGAACGAGGCATGGACATCCTGCTCACCGGCCTGCGCGCCCAGCTGCGCCCCACCACCCCTCCCCCGGCGTGAACGAACACCACATCGTCGCCACGGAGAGAACGAGCGGCGAGGCGGACAACAGGTCGCGCGGTCCTTCGGCGGTGGCACGCCTGGCACGGGCCTCCTGGTTCACTCGGACAGGCCCTCGACGGTGGCCCGCCCGCCCTGCGCCACCTTCGGCAGTCGATGTCGTCCAGCCCTGGTTGCCACGGTTCTGAGCGACGCGCACACTCGAGCCATGTCCCAGCTGGCCGAGCAAGAAGCCGTCGAGCAAGTCTTCGAGCGACTGACCAGTCGCTTCCCCGACGTGCCTGCGGAGACTGTCCGACAGACAGTGCACAAGGTCTACGACGAGCTCGACGGCCGTGTACGCGTCTACGTGC
It encodes:
- a CDS encoding ANTAR domain-containing protein — encoded protein: MLHAEVERAGLGVLEVGAAGPGDAIGNRMVIERARGLLMSSLGCDAKDASRALVQISWDHDTSVLNAALAMVAAAEDARFQTDITELAATTIRRARRSDLTVGERVGMDTV
- a CDS encoding three-helix bundle dimerization domain-containing protein translates to MSQLAEQEAVEQVFERLTSRFPDVPAETVRQTVHKVYDELDGRVRVYVPLLVENAARNALDTVSGRAGAPTS
- a CDS encoding GGDEF domain-containing protein, producing the protein MNDRFSHQLGDEVLRRLGMVLAHAVSPDGIRPDAAWPELAARLGGEEFLVVICARSAADAANRIERLCTAIASHPWRDLVPSLQVTVSAGLVFATSADDQATLLGRADAHLYSAKEQGRNRIVADGLPPAAREHGPTVAG
- a CDS encoding TetR/AcrR family transcriptional regulator C-terminal domain-containing protein; protein product: MTPRTVRRTRDSSGLSRESILRAALEIIDEDGIDGLSMRRLGRVLGRDPMSLYRHAANKAELLDLVAEAVLVHLSVDTTDTDWAGQLRTVARQFRGLALAHPNVVPLLVTRPLATPIAMRPLGTLRPLEAILELLIRAGFSEVDALHVYRSFYGFIQGHVLNELQEIVENREETDDLLRLGLHRLPIHEFPQLRSLAPVLAAYDGATELERGMDILLTGLRAQLRPTTPPPA
- a CDS encoding AarF/ABC1/UbiB kinase family protein, producing MTSSRLRGRYLHILTFSAGVIARFILWDLVLRRVGFRRWAARTREARIRGEAARFRVLAIRMGGVMIKVGQFLSSRLDVLPREVTDELANLQDEVPAEDFAAIRSLAEAELGAPLTALFDDVDPTPMAAASLGQVHRARLGNEHDVGFRDVVIKVQRPGIAAIVDTDLAALSRVGRWLMRYRPIRTHADVPALLREFSAILHEEIDYEHEAQNAETFYENFADDPDVQVPRIVRSLSTRRVLTLEDVSAIKITDYAAITAAGIDRAEVADRLVAVYLKQIFEDGFVHADPHPGNLFVTPVPDPDGGPSTWMLTFVDFGMVARIPDTVRSSLRELLIAVGTRDATRVVKAYQLLDMLLPGADLAAIERAEAHVFDRYWGLSMSELRNIDPQEVREFAHQYRDLLLDMPFQVPQNLIYVVRTVAILSGMCTGLDPDVNLWQQVGPYARRLVQDEATSGIGGWLDEIGDALLAMLALPAQASRALARVDGTGVPVRDEQVGRALRTLNRSVDRLSASVIGAGLLIAGSVLVAARATTGGTVLFVLAGLTGLRLLLGGARR
- a CDS encoding sulfite exporter TauE/SafE family protein, whose amino-acid sequence is MSHLSALDLSLLALGACLVGLSKTALPGAGTLSVGLFAAVLPARQSTGALLVLLILGDLFAVWTYHAHADWAALRRLVPAVLVGVLVGTLFLATAGDGTVRRVIGAILLALIAVTLVQRGAAARRRSQSDDAPVARSAQANGRTSRRLASTGYGVLAGFTTMVANAGGPVVSMYFLSARFSVTRFLGTAAWFFFAVNVAKTPFSVSLGLIDLASLRLDLLLAPAVVVGAFAGRRLARRIDQMLFDRLVIVLTVVSAGYLLIA
- a CDS encoding DUF6131 family protein; its protein translation is MITLGIVLFIVGLLVPIPILETIGVILVVAGVVLAILGGMGRAVGGRRHYW
- a CDS encoding DUF6458 family protein; amino-acid sequence: MGIGFSTFLLAVGAILTFAVHATVAGLDIKVVGIVLMAAGVLGLVLTLAVFAPRRRTVTQTRRTHVAEPTAGSSTVTTEDVTGPPTP